The following are from one region of the Symmachiella macrocystis genome:
- a CDS encoding efflux RND transporter periplasmic adaptor subunit has protein sequence MSSSHVIKLALTALLLLAGDRMAHAQKRPPARVVVQKVVAKEMAAGQSFVATVLPIKRAIVGSAVDGRVVKILARDGQRVTKMQPLVQLLTETIELKLVAAEAELELRRQELLELENGTRKQDIAQAQAKMLGAKANMAYTTTRRNRLQNLRDARAATQELIEEAEAAATHAEQDYYEFKSAYELAVEGPRPEKIAQARAKAAIQQASVDELKLRIKKHTMISRFDGYVIGKKTEEGAWVSSGDPVMELVALDYVEVQAFVTENHAAFVKPDMTVRVEIPALPDRLFTGFVSAIIPQADARARTVPIRVRVKNEISEAGPLLKWGMYARVELPTGPLQKAVMVPKDALVLGGPKPLVYIVAVGKDQSGTVKAVPVELGVATPNLIQVKGPIQVGESVVVEGNERLRPGQNVVIVNNIPPTAAAKN, from the coding sequence ATGAGCTCGTCACATGTGATAAAACTTGCTTTAACCGCCTTGTTGCTTTTGGCCGGTGATCGCATGGCACATGCCCAAAAGCGGCCCCCCGCGCGTGTTGTTGTCCAAAAAGTTGTTGCCAAAGAGATGGCGGCTGGTCAATCCTTTGTCGCCACGGTCCTACCAATCAAACGCGCCATCGTCGGCAGCGCCGTTGATGGACGAGTCGTCAAGATTTTGGCCCGTGACGGCCAACGCGTCACAAAGATGCAACCGCTGGTCCAACTTCTCACCGAAACGATCGAACTGAAATTGGTGGCCGCCGAAGCCGAGTTGGAATTGCGACGACAGGAGCTCTTGGAGTTGGAAAACGGGACGCGGAAACAAGACATCGCGCAGGCGCAAGCCAAAATGCTGGGGGCCAAGGCCAACATGGCCTATACCACCACGCGCCGCAACCGACTGCAAAACCTGCGCGATGCGCGGGCGGCGACACAGGAGTTGATTGAAGAGGCCGAAGCAGCGGCAACGCATGCTGAGCAGGATTATTATGAGTTCAAGTCCGCCTATGAGTTGGCCGTTGAAGGTCCGCGGCCGGAAAAAATTGCGCAAGCCCGCGCCAAAGCCGCCATCCAACAAGCGTCTGTCGACGAGCTCAAATTACGCATCAAAAAGCATACGATGATTTCACGATTTGATGGTTACGTCATCGGTAAAAAAACAGAAGAGGGAGCCTGGGTCTCGTCGGGCGATCCCGTGATGGAATTGGTCGCACTGGATTATGTCGAAGTACAAGCATTTGTGACTGAAAATCACGCCGCATTTGTGAAACCCGACATGACAGTCCGCGTGGAAATCCCTGCATTACCCGACCGACTTTTTACCGGATTTGTCAGTGCCATTATTCCGCAGGCCGATGCGCGGGCCAGAACCGTTCCGATTCGCGTCCGGGTGAAGAACGAAATTAGCGAAGCGGGTCCGCTGTTGAAATGGGGCATGTATGCACGGGTCGAATTGCCAACCGGCCCATTGCAAAAAGCCGTCATGGTCCCCAAAGACGCGTTGGTCCTCGGTGGTCCCAAACCGTTGGTCTATATTGTCGCAGTGGGAAAGGATCAATCCGGCACGGTCAAGGCAGTCCCGGTGGAACTGGGGGTCGCCACACCCAATTTGATTCAAGTCAAAGGACCGATTCAGGTGGGGGAATCAGTTGTAGTCGAAGGGAACGAGCGTCTGCGGCCCGGTCAAAACGTTGTGATTGTCAACAACATCCCGCCAACGGCCGCGGCAAAGAACTAG